The following are from one region of the Strigops habroptila isolate Jane chromosome 22, bStrHab1.2.pri, whole genome shotgun sequence genome:
- the LOC115602615 gene encoding SLAM family member 5-like isoform X6 — protein MVSPCVSQRGEALLFSQHPFPKPQARCTSCPWAQRSVQLLSLVCTSKGSEVIGTLGRSITFYLQRLEGEAAAWSFHNDVIVTVKFGDPPEATFFDDNYKPRLAFPNNGSALTISQLRMEDAGTYTAKSSGVKTTFTLHIYRELSVPTVTCMVQNCSASICRYILHCTTSGSSSGNVSYIWSMGSLRKHGATMLVEESLLDEPLLTCTVQNPVSSSNITIISLTALCAENTTHPPTNDNYSSRQAGIVAAAVAGAGVLLAAVILVIYCKPKGWRIFRLPADEAVNTEARSEYTTVYAQVGPSQQPFPQVYLQDGSKTTPMPSSETSKTTHFTIQGTAQEAVDGAERGRKTLQKGKQQWKAPAPVRQRRMKPRGMGMGWLCMAVLCSGAALVIKEDSGHQSPMQRDEGLELLTDPNTTTGDMDKLMTWPTASPTPPWSRDPITTTVLTQTDAAGNKTRTRDRATSINDSSDLGALDHTSTPKTAAPQEERKDPEKSPALEHTETTFSEPDPTPDPQPDSPAATSGPHCSQEPSAD, from the exons ATGGTGTCACCCTGTGTGTCACAGCGGGGTGAGGCTTTGCTTTTTAGCCAACACCCCTTCCCCAAGCCTCAAGCTCGCTGCACATCCTGTCCCTGGGCACAGCGCTCAGTCCAGCTTCTCTCCCTAGTGTGCACCAGCAAGGGGTCAGAGGTGATCGGCACCTTGGGCAGGTCCATCACCTTCTACCTCCAGAGGCtggaaggagaagctgcagcCTGGAGCTTTCACAACGATGTCATAGTGACTGTGAAATTCGGTGATCCTCCTGAAGCCACGTTTTTTGATGACAACTACAAGCCACGCTTGGCCTTCCCCAACAATGGCAGCGCGCTCACCATCTCCCAGCTGAGGATGGAGGACGCTGGTACCTACACTGCAAAGAGCTCAGGGGTGAAAACCACCTTCACTTTACACATTTATA GGGAGCTGTCAGTGCCGACGGTGACCTGCATGGTGCAGAACTGCTCGGCAAGCATCTGCCGCTACATCCTGCACTGCACCACATCCGGATCCAGCTCTGGCAATGTCTCCTATATCTGGAGCATGGGGAGCTTGCGGAAACATGGGGCCACAATGCTCGTGGAGGAGTCACTCCTGGACGAGCCACTTCTCACATGCACGGTGCAAAACCCTGTCAGCAGTAGCAACATCACCATCATCTCGCTCACTGCCCTCTGTGCAG AAAACACAACCCACCCTCCCACCAATG ACAACTACTCCAGCAGGCAGGCTGGAATTGTGGCCGCAGCggtggcaggagctggagtGCTTTTAGCAGCAGTTATCCTTGTGATCTACTGTAAACCCAAAG GCTGGAGGATCTTCCGTTTGCCTGCAGACGAGGCTGTGAACACAG AGGCCAGATCAGAGTACACAACAGTGTATGCCCAAGTTGGCCCTTCCCAGCAG CCTTTTCCCCAGGTTTACCTGCAAGATGGCTCAAAGACGACACCAATGCCCAGTAGTGAGACCTCCAAAACCACCCATTTCACGATCCAGGGTACAGCCCAG GAAGCCGTTGATGGggcagaaaggggaaggaagacaTTGCAAAAGGGGAAACAGCAGTGGAAGGCTCCGGCTCCGGTGAGGCAGAGGAGGATGAAGCCCAGAGGCATGGGGATGGGCTGGCTCTGCATGGcagtgctctgctctggagctg CTCTCGTCATCAAAGAGGATTCAGGGCATCAAAGCCCCATGCAGCGTGATGAGGGCCTGGAGCTGCTGACAGACCCCAACACAACCACTGGGGATATGGACAAGCTGATGACATGGCCAACAGCCTCCCCAACCCCTCCTTGGAGCAGGGaccccatcaccaccacagtGCTGACACAGACAGATGCTGCAGGGAACAAAACAC GGACCCGGGACCGAGCCACCTCCATCAACGACTCTTCAG ATTTGGGAGCCCTGGATCACACCAGCACCCCAAAAACCGCTGCTCCCCAG gaggagaggaaagatcCAGAGAAATCCCCAGCCCTGGAGCATACTGAAACCACCTTCAGCGAGCCGGATCCCACACCAGACCCCCAG CCTGATAGCCCCGCAGCTACCAGTGGTCCCCACTGCTCCCAGGAGCCCAGTGCTGATTGA
- the LOC115602615 gene encoding uncharacterized protein LOC115602615 isoform X5 encodes MVSPCVSQRGEALLFSQHPFPKPQARCTSCPWAQRSVQLLSLVCTSKGSEVIGTLGRSITFYLQRLEGEAAAWSFHNDVIVTVKFGDPPEATFFDDNYKPRLAFPNNGSALTISQLRMEDAGTYTAKSSGVKTTFTLHIYRELSVPTVTCMVQNCSASICRYILHCTTSGSSSGNVSYIWSMGSLRKHGATMLVEESLLDEPLLTCTVQNPVSSSNITIISLTALCAENTTHPPTNDNYSSRQAGIVAAAVAGAGVLLAAVILVIYCKPKGWRIFRLPADEAVNTEARSEYTTVYAQVGPSQQEAVDGAERGRKTLQKGKQQWKAPAPVRQRRMKPRGMGMGWLCMAVLCSGAALVIKEDSGHQSPMQRDEGLELLTDPNTTTGDMDKLMTWPTASPTPPWSRDPITTTVLTQTDAAGNKTRNASAVPIKYWSPALFVVVALLVLFFTYQWTKGEGTRDRATSINDSSDLGALDHTSTPKTAAPQEERKDPEKSPALEHTETTFSEPDPTPDPQPDSPAATSGPHCSQEPSAD; translated from the exons ATGGTGTCACCCTGTGTGTCACAGCGGGGTGAGGCTTTGCTTTTTAGCCAACACCCCTTCCCCAAGCCTCAAGCTCGCTGCACATCCTGTCCCTGGGCACAGCGCTCAGTCCAGCTTCTCTCCCTAGTGTGCACCAGCAAGGGGTCAGAGGTGATCGGCACCTTGGGCAGGTCCATCACCTTCTACCTCCAGAGGCtggaaggagaagctgcagcCTGGAGCTTTCACAACGATGTCATAGTGACTGTGAAATTCGGTGATCCTCCTGAAGCCACGTTTTTTGATGACAACTACAAGCCACGCTTGGCCTTCCCCAACAATGGCAGCGCGCTCACCATCTCCCAGCTGAGGATGGAGGACGCTGGTACCTACACTGCAAAGAGCTCAGGGGTGAAAACCACCTTCACTTTACACATTTATA GGGAGCTGTCAGTGCCGACGGTGACCTGCATGGTGCAGAACTGCTCGGCAAGCATCTGCCGCTACATCCTGCACTGCACCACATCCGGATCCAGCTCTGGCAATGTCTCCTATATCTGGAGCATGGGGAGCTTGCGGAAACATGGGGCCACAATGCTCGTGGAGGAGTCACTCCTGGACGAGCCACTTCTCACATGCACGGTGCAAAACCCTGTCAGCAGTAGCAACATCACCATCATCTCGCTCACTGCCCTCTGTGCAG AAAACACAACCCACCCTCCCACCAATG ACAACTACTCCAGCAGGCAGGCTGGAATTGTGGCCGCAGCggtggcaggagctggagtGCTTTTAGCAGCAGTTATCCTTGTGATCTACTGTAAACCCAAAG GCTGGAGGATCTTCCGTTTGCCTGCAGACGAGGCTGTGAACACAG AGGCCAGATCAGAGTACACAACAGTGTATGCCCAAGTTGGCCCTTCCCAGCAG GAAGCCGTTGATGGggcagaaaggggaaggaagacaTTGCAAAAGGGGAAACAGCAGTGGAAGGCTCCGGCTCCGGTGAGGCAGAGGAGGATGAAGCCCAGAGGCATGGGGATGGGCTGGCTCTGCATGGcagtgctctgctctggagctg CTCTCGTCATCAAAGAGGATTCAGGGCATCAAAGCCCCATGCAGCGTGATGAGGGCCTGGAGCTGCTGACAGACCCCAACACAACCACTGGGGATATGGACAAGCTGATGACATGGCCAACAGCCTCCCCAACCCCTCCTTGGAGCAGGGaccccatcaccaccacagtGCTGACACAGACAGATGCTGCAGGGAACAAAACAC GAAATGCATCAGCTGTTCCCATCAAGTACTGGTCCCCTGCCCTTTTTGTGGTGGTTGCTCTGCTTGTGCTCTTCTTCACCTACCAGTGGACTAAGGGGGAAG GGACCCGGGACCGAGCCACCTCCATCAACGACTCTTCAG ATTTGGGAGCCCTGGATCACACCAGCACCCCAAAAACCGCTGCTCCCCAG gaggagaggaaagatcCAGAGAAATCCCCAGCCCTGGAGCATACTGAAACCACCTTCAGCGAGCCGGATCCCACACCAGACCCCCAG CCTGATAGCCCCGCAGCTACCAGTGGTCCCCACTGCTCCCAGGAGCCCAGTGCTGATTGA
- the LOC115602615 gene encoding uncharacterized protein LOC115602615 isoform X2 — protein sequence MVSPCVSQRGEALLFSQHPFPKPQARCTSCPWAQRSVQLLSLVCTSKGSEVIGTLGRSITFYLQRLEGEAAAWSFHNDVIVTVKFGDPPEATFFDDNYKPRLAFPNNGSALTISQLRMEDAGTYTAKSSGVKTTFTLHIYRELSVPTVTCMVQNCSASICRYILHCTTSGSSSGNVSYIWSMGSLRKHGATMLVEESLLDEPLLTCTVQNPVSSSNITIISLTALCAENTTHPPTNDNYSSRQAGIVAAAVAGAGVLLAAVILVIYCKPKGWRIFRLPADEAVNTEARSEYTTVYAQVGPSQQVYLQDGSKTTPMPSSETSKTTHFTIQGTAQEAVDGAERGRKTLQKGKQQWKAPAPVRQRRMKPRGMGMGWLCMAVLCSGAALVIKEDSGHQSPMQRDEGLELLTDPNTTTGDMDKLMTWPTASPTPPWSRDPITTTVLTQTDAAGNKTRNASAVPIKYWSPALFVVVALLVLFFTYQWTKGEGTRDRATSINDSSDLGALDHTSTPKTAAPQEERKDPEKSPALEHTETTFSEPDPTPDPQPDSPAATSGPHCSQEPSAD from the exons ATGGTGTCACCCTGTGTGTCACAGCGGGGTGAGGCTTTGCTTTTTAGCCAACACCCCTTCCCCAAGCCTCAAGCTCGCTGCACATCCTGTCCCTGGGCACAGCGCTCAGTCCAGCTTCTCTCCCTAGTGTGCACCAGCAAGGGGTCAGAGGTGATCGGCACCTTGGGCAGGTCCATCACCTTCTACCTCCAGAGGCtggaaggagaagctgcagcCTGGAGCTTTCACAACGATGTCATAGTGACTGTGAAATTCGGTGATCCTCCTGAAGCCACGTTTTTTGATGACAACTACAAGCCACGCTTGGCCTTCCCCAACAATGGCAGCGCGCTCACCATCTCCCAGCTGAGGATGGAGGACGCTGGTACCTACACTGCAAAGAGCTCAGGGGTGAAAACCACCTTCACTTTACACATTTATA GGGAGCTGTCAGTGCCGACGGTGACCTGCATGGTGCAGAACTGCTCGGCAAGCATCTGCCGCTACATCCTGCACTGCACCACATCCGGATCCAGCTCTGGCAATGTCTCCTATATCTGGAGCATGGGGAGCTTGCGGAAACATGGGGCCACAATGCTCGTGGAGGAGTCACTCCTGGACGAGCCACTTCTCACATGCACGGTGCAAAACCCTGTCAGCAGTAGCAACATCACCATCATCTCGCTCACTGCCCTCTGTGCAG AAAACACAACCCACCCTCCCACCAATG ACAACTACTCCAGCAGGCAGGCTGGAATTGTGGCCGCAGCggtggcaggagctggagtGCTTTTAGCAGCAGTTATCCTTGTGATCTACTGTAAACCCAAAG GCTGGAGGATCTTCCGTTTGCCTGCAGACGAGGCTGTGAACACAG AGGCCAGATCAGAGTACACAACAGTGTATGCCCAAGTTGGCCCTTCCCAGCAG GTTTACCTGCAAGATGGCTCAAAGACGACACCAATGCCCAGTAGTGAGACCTCCAAAACCACCCATTTCACGATCCAGGGTACAGCCCAG GAAGCCGTTGATGGggcagaaaggggaaggaagacaTTGCAAAAGGGGAAACAGCAGTGGAAGGCTCCGGCTCCGGTGAGGCAGAGGAGGATGAAGCCCAGAGGCATGGGGATGGGCTGGCTCTGCATGGcagtgctctgctctggagctg CTCTCGTCATCAAAGAGGATTCAGGGCATCAAAGCCCCATGCAGCGTGATGAGGGCCTGGAGCTGCTGACAGACCCCAACACAACCACTGGGGATATGGACAAGCTGATGACATGGCCAACAGCCTCCCCAACCCCTCCTTGGAGCAGGGaccccatcaccaccacagtGCTGACACAGACAGATGCTGCAGGGAACAAAACAC GAAATGCATCAGCTGTTCCCATCAAGTACTGGTCCCCTGCCCTTTTTGTGGTGGTTGCTCTGCTTGTGCTCTTCTTCACCTACCAGTGGACTAAGGGGGAAG GGACCCGGGACCGAGCCACCTCCATCAACGACTCTTCAG ATTTGGGAGCCCTGGATCACACCAGCACCCCAAAAACCGCTGCTCCCCAG gaggagaggaaagatcCAGAGAAATCCCCAGCCCTGGAGCATACTGAAACCACCTTCAGCGAGCCGGATCCCACACCAGACCCCCAG CCTGATAGCCCCGCAGCTACCAGTGGTCCCCACTGCTCCCAGGAGCCCAGTGCTGATTGA
- the LOC115602615 gene encoding SLAM family member 5-like isoform X4, with translation MDVFWCLMLALLLQQAMCTSKGSEVIGTLGRSITFYLQRLEGEAAAWSFHNDVIVTVKFGDPPEATFFDDNYKPRLAFPNNGSALTISQLRMEDAGTYTAKSSGVKTTFTLHIYRELSVPTVTCMVQNCSASICRYILHCTTSGSSSGNVSYIWSMGSLRKHGATMLVEESLLDEPLLTCTVQNPVSSSNITIISLTALCAENTTHPPTNDNYSSRQAGIVAAAVAGAGVLLAAVILVIYCKPKGWRIFRLPADEAVNTEARSEYTTVYAQVGPSQQPFPQVYLQDGSKTTPMPSSETSKTTHFTIQGTAQEAVDGAERGRKTLQKGKQQWKAPAPVRQRRMKPRGMGMGWLCMAVLCSGAALVIKEDSGHQSPMQRDEGLELLTDPNTTTGDMDKLMTWPTASPTPPWSRDPITTTVLTQTDAAGNKTRNASAVPIKYWSPALFVVVALLVLFFTYQWTKGEGTRDRATSINDSSDLGALDHTSTPKTAAPQEERKDPEKSPALEHTETTFSEPDPTPDPQPDSPAATSGPHCSQEPSAD, from the exons ATGGATGTGTTTTGGTGCCTGATGCTTGCCCTCCTCCTTCAGCAAGCAA TGTGCACCAGCAAGGGGTCAGAGGTGATCGGCACCTTGGGCAGGTCCATCACCTTCTACCTCCAGAGGCtggaaggagaagctgcagcCTGGAGCTTTCACAACGATGTCATAGTGACTGTGAAATTCGGTGATCCTCCTGAAGCCACGTTTTTTGATGACAACTACAAGCCACGCTTGGCCTTCCCCAACAATGGCAGCGCGCTCACCATCTCCCAGCTGAGGATGGAGGACGCTGGTACCTACACTGCAAAGAGCTCAGGGGTGAAAACCACCTTCACTTTACACATTTATA GGGAGCTGTCAGTGCCGACGGTGACCTGCATGGTGCAGAACTGCTCGGCAAGCATCTGCCGCTACATCCTGCACTGCACCACATCCGGATCCAGCTCTGGCAATGTCTCCTATATCTGGAGCATGGGGAGCTTGCGGAAACATGGGGCCACAATGCTCGTGGAGGAGTCACTCCTGGACGAGCCACTTCTCACATGCACGGTGCAAAACCCTGTCAGCAGTAGCAACATCACCATCATCTCGCTCACTGCCCTCTGTGCAG AAAACACAACCCACCCTCCCACCAATG ACAACTACTCCAGCAGGCAGGCTGGAATTGTGGCCGCAGCggtggcaggagctggagtGCTTTTAGCAGCAGTTATCCTTGTGATCTACTGTAAACCCAAAG GCTGGAGGATCTTCCGTTTGCCTGCAGACGAGGCTGTGAACACAG AGGCCAGATCAGAGTACACAACAGTGTATGCCCAAGTTGGCCCTTCCCAGCAG CCTTTTCCCCAGGTTTACCTGCAAGATGGCTCAAAGACGACACCAATGCCCAGTAGTGAGACCTCCAAAACCACCCATTTCACGATCCAGGGTACAGCCCAG GAAGCCGTTGATGGggcagaaaggggaaggaagacaTTGCAAAAGGGGAAACAGCAGTGGAAGGCTCCGGCTCCGGTGAGGCAGAGGAGGATGAAGCCCAGAGGCATGGGGATGGGCTGGCTCTGCATGGcagtgctctgctctggagctg CTCTCGTCATCAAAGAGGATTCAGGGCATCAAAGCCCCATGCAGCGTGATGAGGGCCTGGAGCTGCTGACAGACCCCAACACAACCACTGGGGATATGGACAAGCTGATGACATGGCCAACAGCCTCCCCAACCCCTCCTTGGAGCAGGGaccccatcaccaccacagtGCTGACACAGACAGATGCTGCAGGGAACAAAACAC GAAATGCATCAGCTGTTCCCATCAAGTACTGGTCCCCTGCCCTTTTTGTGGTGGTTGCTCTGCTTGTGCTCTTCTTCACCTACCAGTGGACTAAGGGGGAAG GGACCCGGGACCGAGCCACCTCCATCAACGACTCTTCAG ATTTGGGAGCCCTGGATCACACCAGCACCCCAAAAACCGCTGCTCCCCAG gaggagaggaaagatcCAGAGAAATCCCCAGCCCTGGAGCATACTGAAACCACCTTCAGCGAGCCGGATCCCACACCAGACCCCCAG CCTGATAGCCCCGCAGCTACCAGTGGTCCCCACTGCTCCCAGGAGCCCAGTGCTGATTGA
- the LOC115602615 gene encoding SLAM family member 5-like isoform X3: MVSPCVSQRGEALLFSQHPFPKPQARCTSCPWAQRSVQLLSLVCTSKGSEVIGTLGRSITFYLQRLEGEAAAWSFHNDVIVTVKFGDPPEATFFDDNYKPRLAFPNNGSALTISQLRMEDAGTYTAKSSGVKTTFTLHIYRELSVPTVTCMVQNCSASICRYILHCTTSGSSSGNVSYIWSMGSLRKHGATMLVEESLLDEPLLTCTVQNPVSSSNITIISLTALCADNYSSRQAGIVAAAVAGAGVLLAAVILVIYCKPKGWRIFRLPADEAVNTEARSEYTTVYAQVGPSQQPFPQVYLQDGSKTTPMPSSETSKTTHFTIQGTAQEAVDGAERGRKTLQKGKQQWKAPAPVRQRRMKPRGMGMGWLCMAVLCSGAALVIKEDSGHQSPMQRDEGLELLTDPNTTTGDMDKLMTWPTASPTPPWSRDPITTTVLTQTDAAGNKTRNASAVPIKYWSPALFVVVALLVLFFTYQWTKGEGTRDRATSINDSSDLGALDHTSTPKTAAPQEERKDPEKSPALEHTETTFSEPDPTPDPQPDSPAATSGPHCSQEPSAD, encoded by the exons ATGGTGTCACCCTGTGTGTCACAGCGGGGTGAGGCTTTGCTTTTTAGCCAACACCCCTTCCCCAAGCCTCAAGCTCGCTGCACATCCTGTCCCTGGGCACAGCGCTCAGTCCAGCTTCTCTCCCTAGTGTGCACCAGCAAGGGGTCAGAGGTGATCGGCACCTTGGGCAGGTCCATCACCTTCTACCTCCAGAGGCtggaaggagaagctgcagcCTGGAGCTTTCACAACGATGTCATAGTGACTGTGAAATTCGGTGATCCTCCTGAAGCCACGTTTTTTGATGACAACTACAAGCCACGCTTGGCCTTCCCCAACAATGGCAGCGCGCTCACCATCTCCCAGCTGAGGATGGAGGACGCTGGTACCTACACTGCAAAGAGCTCAGGGGTGAAAACCACCTTCACTTTACACATTTATA GGGAGCTGTCAGTGCCGACGGTGACCTGCATGGTGCAGAACTGCTCGGCAAGCATCTGCCGCTACATCCTGCACTGCACCACATCCGGATCCAGCTCTGGCAATGTCTCCTATATCTGGAGCATGGGGAGCTTGCGGAAACATGGGGCCACAATGCTCGTGGAGGAGTCACTCCTGGACGAGCCACTTCTCACATGCACGGTGCAAAACCCTGTCAGCAGTAGCAACATCACCATCATCTCGCTCACTGCCCTCTGTGCAG ACAACTACTCCAGCAGGCAGGCTGGAATTGTGGCCGCAGCggtggcaggagctggagtGCTTTTAGCAGCAGTTATCCTTGTGATCTACTGTAAACCCAAAG GCTGGAGGATCTTCCGTTTGCCTGCAGACGAGGCTGTGAACACAG AGGCCAGATCAGAGTACACAACAGTGTATGCCCAAGTTGGCCCTTCCCAGCAG CCTTTTCCCCAGGTTTACCTGCAAGATGGCTCAAAGACGACACCAATGCCCAGTAGTGAGACCTCCAAAACCACCCATTTCACGATCCAGGGTACAGCCCAG GAAGCCGTTGATGGggcagaaaggggaaggaagacaTTGCAAAAGGGGAAACAGCAGTGGAAGGCTCCGGCTCCGGTGAGGCAGAGGAGGATGAAGCCCAGAGGCATGGGGATGGGCTGGCTCTGCATGGcagtgctctgctctggagctg CTCTCGTCATCAAAGAGGATTCAGGGCATCAAAGCCCCATGCAGCGTGATGAGGGCCTGGAGCTGCTGACAGACCCCAACACAACCACTGGGGATATGGACAAGCTGATGACATGGCCAACAGCCTCCCCAACCCCTCCTTGGAGCAGGGaccccatcaccaccacagtGCTGACACAGACAGATGCTGCAGGGAACAAAACAC GAAATGCATCAGCTGTTCCCATCAAGTACTGGTCCCCTGCCCTTTTTGTGGTGGTTGCTCTGCTTGTGCTCTTCTTCACCTACCAGTGGACTAAGGGGGAAG GGACCCGGGACCGAGCCACCTCCATCAACGACTCTTCAG ATTTGGGAGCCCTGGATCACACCAGCACCCCAAAAACCGCTGCTCCCCAG gaggagaggaaagatcCAGAGAAATCCCCAGCCCTGGAGCATACTGAAACCACCTTCAGCGAGCCGGATCCCACACCAGACCCCCAG CCTGATAGCCCCGCAGCTACCAGTGGTCCCCACTGCTCCCAGGAGCCCAGTGCTGATTGA
- the LOC115602615 gene encoding SLAM family member 5-like isoform X1, translated as MVSPCVSQRGEALLFSQHPFPKPQARCTSCPWAQRSVQLLSLVCTSKGSEVIGTLGRSITFYLQRLEGEAAAWSFHNDVIVTVKFGDPPEATFFDDNYKPRLAFPNNGSALTISQLRMEDAGTYTAKSSGVKTTFTLHIYRELSVPTVTCMVQNCSASICRYILHCTTSGSSSGNVSYIWSMGSLRKHGATMLVEESLLDEPLLTCTVQNPVSSSNITIISLTALCAENTTHPPTNDNYSSRQAGIVAAAVAGAGVLLAAVILVIYCKPKGWRIFRLPADEAVNTEARSEYTTVYAQVGPSQQPFPQVYLQDGSKTTPMPSSETSKTTHFTIQGTAQEAVDGAERGRKTLQKGKQQWKAPAPVRQRRMKPRGMGMGWLCMAVLCSGAALVIKEDSGHQSPMQRDEGLELLTDPNTTTGDMDKLMTWPTASPTPPWSRDPITTTVLTQTDAAGNKTRNASAVPIKYWSPALFVVVALLVLFFTYQWTKGEGTRDRATSINDSSDLGALDHTSTPKTAAPQEERKDPEKSPALEHTETTFSEPDPTPDPQPDSPAATSGPHCSQEPSAD; from the exons ATGGTGTCACCCTGTGTGTCACAGCGGGGTGAGGCTTTGCTTTTTAGCCAACACCCCTTCCCCAAGCCTCAAGCTCGCTGCACATCCTGTCCCTGGGCACAGCGCTCAGTCCAGCTTCTCTCCCTAGTGTGCACCAGCAAGGGGTCAGAGGTGATCGGCACCTTGGGCAGGTCCATCACCTTCTACCTCCAGAGGCtggaaggagaagctgcagcCTGGAGCTTTCACAACGATGTCATAGTGACTGTGAAATTCGGTGATCCTCCTGAAGCCACGTTTTTTGATGACAACTACAAGCCACGCTTGGCCTTCCCCAACAATGGCAGCGCGCTCACCATCTCCCAGCTGAGGATGGAGGACGCTGGTACCTACACTGCAAAGAGCTCAGGGGTGAAAACCACCTTCACTTTACACATTTATA GGGAGCTGTCAGTGCCGACGGTGACCTGCATGGTGCAGAACTGCTCGGCAAGCATCTGCCGCTACATCCTGCACTGCACCACATCCGGATCCAGCTCTGGCAATGTCTCCTATATCTGGAGCATGGGGAGCTTGCGGAAACATGGGGCCACAATGCTCGTGGAGGAGTCACTCCTGGACGAGCCACTTCTCACATGCACGGTGCAAAACCCTGTCAGCAGTAGCAACATCACCATCATCTCGCTCACTGCCCTCTGTGCAG AAAACACAACCCACCCTCCCACCAATG ACAACTACTCCAGCAGGCAGGCTGGAATTGTGGCCGCAGCggtggcaggagctggagtGCTTTTAGCAGCAGTTATCCTTGTGATCTACTGTAAACCCAAAG GCTGGAGGATCTTCCGTTTGCCTGCAGACGAGGCTGTGAACACAG AGGCCAGATCAGAGTACACAACAGTGTATGCCCAAGTTGGCCCTTCCCAGCAG CCTTTTCCCCAGGTTTACCTGCAAGATGGCTCAAAGACGACACCAATGCCCAGTAGTGAGACCTCCAAAACCACCCATTTCACGATCCAGGGTACAGCCCAG GAAGCCGTTGATGGggcagaaaggggaaggaagacaTTGCAAAAGGGGAAACAGCAGTGGAAGGCTCCGGCTCCGGTGAGGCAGAGGAGGATGAAGCCCAGAGGCATGGGGATGGGCTGGCTCTGCATGGcagtgctctgctctggagctg CTCTCGTCATCAAAGAGGATTCAGGGCATCAAAGCCCCATGCAGCGTGATGAGGGCCTGGAGCTGCTGACAGACCCCAACACAACCACTGGGGATATGGACAAGCTGATGACATGGCCAACAGCCTCCCCAACCCCTCCTTGGAGCAGGGaccccatcaccaccacagtGCTGACACAGACAGATGCTGCAGGGAACAAAACAC GAAATGCATCAGCTGTTCCCATCAAGTACTGGTCCCCTGCCCTTTTTGTGGTGGTTGCTCTGCTTGTGCTCTTCTTCACCTACCAGTGGACTAAGGGGGAAG GGACCCGGGACCGAGCCACCTCCATCAACGACTCTTCAG ATTTGGGAGCCCTGGATCACACCAGCACCCCAAAAACCGCTGCTCCCCAG gaggagaggaaagatcCAGAGAAATCCCCAGCCCTGGAGCATACTGAAACCACCTTCAGCGAGCCGGATCCCACACCAGACCCCCAG CCTGATAGCCCCGCAGCTACCAGTGGTCCCCACTGCTCCCAGGAGCCCAGTGCTGATTGA